Proteins from one Salvelinus sp. IW2-2015 linkage group LG32, ASM291031v2, whole genome shotgun sequence genomic window:
- the cavin4a gene encoding caveolae-associated protein 4a — translation MDQPKYRMXGVQNKLEVLGVEDDAGNPISALTILSLLERVAGIIDNVQAGQQRMEEQQLDLETNIKTIQGDVLKLAKXHTTTSGTVEKLLQKTRKVSSNVKEVRARVEKQNVRVKKVETTQEELLTRNKFRVIIYQGEHEIPSVAVTKTPKGAVGMEGLVIEPDTYDVPEDISSDEEYMTVDETEGGSRTARLKASGMKGIESIKQAFSKETMTKTKDNLGTKFHNMGDKMVPPERREKMHQASERIKHSGERLKENIAKKAPTKESFRIKLKKERTVAEGQEGAEADGEVDEAVTPVKGRKSPEVSKTPVVTYTEVVTERETKREGPVEEPAAIRIGEVGKFTVEAVEEGKEDEYDRK, via the exons ATGGATCAGCCAAAGTACCGCATGRCGGGCGTACAGAACAAGCTGGAGGTGCTGGGGGTGGAGGACGATGCGGGCAATCCCATCAGCGCCCTGACCATCCTGTCGCTGCTGGAGCGTGTGGCAGGCATCATCGACAAYGTCCAGGCTGGCCAGCAGCGCATGGAGGAGCAGCAGCTGGACCTGGAGACCAACATCAAGACCATCCAGGGTGACGTCCTGAAGCTAGCCAAAGASCACACCACCACCAGTGGCACCGTGGAGAAGCTGCTCCAGAAGACGCGCAAGGTCAGCTCCAATGTCAAGGAGGTGCGCGCGCGCGTGGAGAAGCAGAACGTGCGCGTCAAGAAGGTGGAGACCACACAGGAGGAGCTGCTGACCCGAAACAAGTTCCGTGTCATCATTTATCAG GGGGAACATGAGATCCCTTCGGTGGCCGTGACAAAGACCCCAAAAGGAGCTGTTGGTATGGAGGGGTTGGTGATCGAGCCAGACACCTACGATGTCCCCGAGGACATCTCCTCAGACGAGGAATACATGACAGTGGACGAGACTGAAGGAGGCTCCAGAACCGCCCGCTTGAAGGCGTCAGGCATGAAGGGCATTGAAAGCATCAAGCAGGCCTTCTCCAAGGAGACCATGACCAAGACCAAGGACAACTTGGGCACCAAGTTCCACAACATGGGAGATAAAATGGTGCCCCCCGAAAGACGGGAAAAGATGCACCAGGCCAGCGAGCGCATCAAGCACTCTGGCGAGAGGCTGAAGGAGAACATCGCCAAGAAGGCCCCCACCAAGGAGTCCTTCCGCATCAagctgaagaaggagaggaccgtGGCCGAGGGCCAGGAGGGAGCTGAGGCTGATGGGGAGGTCGATGAGGCGGTGACCCCAGTCAAGGGAAGAAAAAGCCCGGAAGTCAGTAAAACCCCGGTAGTAACCTACACGGAGGTTGTAACGGAAAGGGAAACCAAGAGGGAGGGTCCCGTGGAGGAGCCGGCCGCCATCCGGATAGGGGAGGTAGGGAAATTCACTGTGGAGGCAGTGGAAGAGGGCAAGGAGGACGAATACGACAGGAAGTAG